A window of Infirmifilum lucidum contains these coding sequences:
- a CDS encoding ArsR/SmtB family transcription factor has product MSSVEEIPKEELYQLQARLCKFMSHPLRLRLLELLEKGERSVSELAELTGEPQPVVSRHLAYMQQLGIVSSERRGNRVYYKIRYPELREACRIIQGVLVKILREGRSLALVSE; this is encoded by the coding sequence ATGAGTAGTGTCGAGGAGATACCGAAGGAGGAGCTCTACCAGCTCCAAGCGCGTCTCTGCAAGTTTATGAGCCACCCCCTGAGGCTCCGCTTGCTCGAGCTACTCGAGAAAGGAGAGCGCAGCGTCTCGGAGCTAGCCGAGCTCACTGGCGAGCCCCAGCCCGTCGTCTCGAGGCACCTCGCCTACATGCAGCAGCTCGGCATAGTCTCCTCGGAGAGGAGGGGGAATAGAGTGTACTACAAGATCCGGTACCCGGAACTCAGGGAGGCCTGCAGGATAATACAGGGGGTTCTGGTCAAAATCCTGAGAGAGGGTAGGAGTCTCGCCCTAGTATCCGAGTAG
- a CDS encoding CPBP family intramembrane glutamic endopeptidase has product MLEMLWLKVPVQESATTYILAPLLVTLALLICLLLEALAGKLDFTGITRAGIVRLGLLATVLLTVLSGYLAALTVNAIFALGEEAGWRGCLYHVLAPEIGCIRTVVVVGLLWARHCDSLARTQLSRAPHRRRSPVPCSHNLDVLPLFYLRETSGNILPAVSFHGAVNAWRDLTVAAASGLSDIEGGAWGYLA; this is encoded by the coding sequence ATGCTCGAAATGCTCTGGTTAAAAGTTCCAGTGCAGGAGTCAGCAACAACATACATACTTGCCCCGTTACTTGTGACGCTGGCGCTACTAATATGTCTCCTGCTGGAGGCGCTAGCCGGGAAACTTGACTTCACAGGAATCACGCGTGCCGGTATAGTTCGACTCGGCCTCCTAGCTACAGTCCTGTTAACGGTACTCTCAGGCTACCTTGCAGCCTTAACTGTAAATGCTATCTTTGCTCTAGGTGAAGAGGCTGGATGGAGAGGCTGCCTGTACCACGTGCTGGCTCCTGAGATAGGGTGTATTAGGACTGTCGTAGTCGTCGGCTTGTTATGGGCACGCCACTGCGACAGTCTGGCTCGTACGCAACTATCCCGTGCACCGCATAGAAGGCGCTCTCCTGTTCCCTGTTCTCATAATCTTGATGTCTTACCTCTGTTCTACCTTCGAGAAACCTCTGGCAACATCCTCCCAGCGGTGAGCTTCCACGGGGCCGTTAACGCTTGGCGGGATCTCACAGTAGCGGCTGCATCAGGGCTCAGCGACATCGAGGGGGGAGCTTGGGGGTACTTGGCTTAG
- a CDS encoding class II aldolase/adducin family protein translates to MEDEYLLRRKIVEAFRYLESIGVNFGYSGNISARLSEGEILVSPSGARKSNLQPEELIVVDLSGRVVRGPGKPSVELPTHLAIYKARRDVNAIVHVHPVYASVFAVLREDIPPVLEETVIYIGGEIRVADYAPTGTAELGERVVEALGDRSAVILANHGVIAVGRSIDEAVDIAVYVERAAKVYLLARLAGTPHYLPDAAYRTEREIYLQRIKASLL, encoded by the coding sequence GTGGAAGACGAGTACTTGTTGCGGCGCAAGATCGTTGAAGCATTCCGGTACTTAGAGTCTATTGGAGTAAATTTTGGCTACAGTGGTAACATTAGTGCAAGACTTAGCGAGGGGGAAATACTCGTCTCTCCCAGTGGCGCTAGAAAGAGTAACCTACAGCCCGAGGAATTAATAGTAGTAGATTTGAGCGGCAGAGTGGTGAGGGGCCCGGGAAAGCCTAGCGTCGAGTTACCTACCCACCTCGCAATATACAAGGCCAGGAGGGACGTAAATGCTATCGTACACGTGCACCCTGTCTATGCCTCCGTGTTCGCAGTCTTGCGTGAAGACATCCCACCAGTCCTGGAAGAAACTGTCATCTACATAGGAGGCGAGATAAGAGTAGCGGACTACGCTCCAACGGGAACAGCTGAGCTCGGTGAGAGAGTAGTTGAGGCTCTCGGAGACAGGAGTGCAGTAATTCTTGCAAATCACGGAGTCATAGCCGTCGGCAGGAGCATTGACGAGGCTGTCGATATCGCAGTGTACGTGGAGAGAGCCGCTAAAGTCTACCTGCTCGCGCGCTTAGCCGGTACTCCGCATTACCTCCCCGATGCCGCATATAGAACAGAGAGAGAAATATACCTTCAACGTATCAAGGCATCGCTCCTCTAG
- a CDS encoding damage-control phosphatase ARMT1 family protein: MRLAPECVQCILNVRIREILSSSINDEEKMRALRELLKSYNSLLEDNDTTVMLAWKAFRKVKDLLGDGDPYLTFKRKSHEVALELLKSVSSELESKVGFERFHYAIRASLAANFIDPGSPLGSSPEELLEKLVKLRFGVDESERLYLNLLRSSRVTYVLDNCGEAVFDSLLLKEISEMGLEIKIVVKGEPYQNDITYHEALEHGFNKIGEVISTGSDFPGILPGYVSGEALDALRWADVIISKGMANYETFLIQSPEKPTFIMLVAKCDPIAQSIGIRRGEAAAFYLRGAPNLLKFQ; this comes from the coding sequence ATGCGTCTAGCCCCCGAGTGTGTACAGTGTATACTCAATGTAAGGATTCGGGAGATCCTAAGCTCGAGTATTAACGATGAAGAGAAGATGCGGGCCCTAAGGGAATTACTGAAGTCTTATAATTCTCTCTTGGAGGACAACGACACAACCGTAATGCTGGCGTGGAAGGCGTTCAGGAAGGTAAAAGACCTTCTCGGCGACGGCGACCCCTACTTGACTTTCAAAAGGAAGTCCCACGAAGTGGCTCTAGAACTGCTAAAGAGTGTCTCAAGCGAGCTTGAGTCTAAAGTGGGATTTGAAAGGTTTCACTATGCGATTCGGGCAAGCCTTGCAGCTAATTTCATTGACCCAGGGTCGCCTCTGGGGAGTAGCCCGGAGGAGCTTCTGGAGAAATTGGTCAAGCTCAGGTTTGGGGTCGATGAAAGCGAGAGGCTATACCTCAATTTACTCCGAAGCAGTAGGGTCACTTACGTCCTCGACAACTGTGGTGAAGCAGTTTTCGACTCTTTGTTGCTAAAGGAGATCTCTGAAATGGGCTTAGAGATAAAGATAGTAGTGAAGGGAGAGCCATACCAGAACGACATAACCTACCACGAGGCGCTAGAACACGGCTTTAACAAGATAGGCGAAGTTATTAGTACGGGTAGCGACTTCCCTGGAATCCTTCCAGGATATGTTTCAGGAGAGGCCCTAGACGCATTAAGATGGGCTGACGTGATAATCTCGAAGGGCATGGCAAACTATGAGACCTTCCTGATCCAGTCACCGGAGAAACCAACTTTCATAATGCTCGTGGCGAAGTGCGACCCGATAGCACAATCCATTGGCATAAGAAGAGGCGAAGCTGCAGCCTTCTACTTGCGAGGAGCACCAAATTTACTGAAGTTCCAGTAG
- a CDS encoding Glu/Leu/Phe/Val family dehydrogenase: MSSYLEWMLKVLRESVELAGLPEEVYDYLSKPDRVLMVKIPVRMDNGKLVVFEGYRVQHNNALGPYKGGIRFHPEVTLETDIALAMGMTLKNSLAGIPYGGGKGAVRCDPKKMSMRELEQLSRGYARAIAAIIGPEQDIPAPDVNTNPQIMAWMVDEYSKLKGYNVPAVFTAKPPELWGNPVRLYSTGYGTVIAAKAAAERWMGSFEGKTITIHGFGNAGQYAALWATRLGAKVVAVSDTSGTVYDPNGIDPELAIKVKHETGKVINYPRGNKINDPEASLYVEADILIPAAIENTITDRNAGKVRARLIAEAANGPTTPEAEKILYSRKDFIAVVPDILANAGGVIMSYLEWVENLQWWFWDEEETRQRLASIMEKNFKRTADRWEKLKEQRRDRPVTMRDAAFVLAVERVYTAMKLRGWI, translated from the coding sequence ATGTCTTCATACCTCGAGTGGATGTTGAAAGTCCTTAGAGAGTCCGTTGAACTGGCAGGGCTACCAGAGGAAGTCTACGACTACCTCAGCAAGCCCGACAGAGTATTGATGGTTAAGATCCCCGTGAGAATGGACAACGGCAAACTCGTCGTCTTCGAGGGCTACCGGGTACAGCACAATAATGCTCTGGGACCCTACAAGGGAGGAATCAGATTCCACCCAGAAGTTACGCTTGAGACGGATATAGCACTAGCCATGGGCATGACCCTGAAGAATTCACTTGCAGGCATCCCATACGGCGGGGGTAAAGGTGCCGTCAGGTGTGACCCGAAGAAGATGAGCATGCGCGAGCTTGAGCAGCTGAGCCGCGGCTACGCGAGGGCTATAGCGGCGATAATCGGCCCCGAGCAGGATATACCCGCCCCGGACGTGAACACTAACCCGCAGATAATGGCCTGGATGGTCGACGAGTACAGCAAGTTGAAGGGATACAACGTCCCCGCAGTCTTCACAGCTAAACCACCGGAACTCTGGGGGAACCCCGTCAGGCTCTACTCTACGGGGTACGGCACGGTTATAGCGGCTAAAGCCGCCGCCGAGAGGTGGATGGGCAGCTTCGAAGGCAAGACCATCACTATACACGGTTTCGGCAACGCCGGGCAGTATGCCGCCCTGTGGGCTACTAGGCTCGGCGCAAAAGTCGTAGCTGTAAGCGATACATCCGGGACTGTTTACGACCCCAATGGCATAGACCCGGAGCTCGCAATAAAGGTCAAACACGAAACAGGAAAGGTCATCAACTACCCAAGGGGGAACAAGATAAACGACCCCGAGGCCTCCCTTTACGTTGAAGCTGACATACTGATCCCAGCTGCTATTGAGAACACAATCACTGATAGGAACGCCGGGAAGGTGAGGGCGAGGCTCATCGCTGAGGCAGCCAACGGGCCGACGACCCCAGAAGCCGAGAAAATACTCTACTCGAGGAAAGACTTCATAGCTGTCGTGCCGGACATACTCGCAAACGCTGGCGGAGTCATAATGTCCTATCTTGAGTGGGTAGAGAACCTCCAGTGGTGGTTCTGGGATGAAGAAGAGACGAGGCAGAGGCTCGCCTCAATTATGGAGAAGAACTTCAAGAGGACTGCAGACAGGTGGGAGAAGCTCAAGGAGCAGAGGCGTGACAGGCCTGTCACGATGCGTGACGCGGCGTTTGTCCTAGCAGTTGAGAGAGTTTACACTGCTATGAAGCTTCGAGGATGGATTTAA
- a CDS encoding formate dehydrogenase accessory protein FdhE → MQSEDLVGKARKIYKDIPIDPSSLETYVKLMQLQEDLQKAFEGKYSNVDVESINSTLREGKPAFLAVNLDLDEEELGEAMLKITELLKSELPDLTGSLEKLEEAWKSRKLSLVDLGNSLLAGNVDYAHRKAEELGVDHEVLEAVSAWVMQVLFQALASQLSGKLDFTTWSLGRCPVCGGSTRLEFIEPDGSARLKCQFCGTEWGFPTDKCPYCGNERGEAVTSIPVERDGRFVLNVCHVCGRYWKVVDERVAGQEIPRRLYDLWTFKLDLIASGEKLPPAGQSE, encoded by the coding sequence ATGCAAAGTGAAGATTTAGTTGGGAAAGCGAGGAAGATATACAAAGACATCCCAATAGACCCGTCTTCTCTTGAGACATACGTGAAATTGATGCAACTTCAGGAGGATTTGCAGAAAGCCTTCGAGGGAAAGTACTCGAACGTTGACGTGGAGAGCATAAACTCTACTCTTAGGGAGGGTAAACCGGCGTTCTTGGCTGTAAACCTAGATCTCGACGAGGAGGAGCTCGGAGAGGCAATGCTGAAAATAACAGAGTTACTAAAGTCTGAGCTGCCCGATTTGACCGGATCTCTGGAGAAGCTAGAAGAGGCCTGGAAAAGCAGAAAGTTGAGCCTGGTGGATCTCGGCAATAGCCTCCTTGCAGGCAACGTTGACTACGCCCATAGGAAAGCAGAGGAGCTCGGGGTCGACCACGAGGTTTTGGAGGCCGTTTCTGCATGGGTTATGCAGGTACTATTTCAGGCTCTGGCATCTCAGCTGAGCGGTAAACTTGATTTCACAACGTGGAGCCTGGGCAGGTGCCCCGTGTGTGGCGGGTCTACGAGGCTGGAGTTCATAGAGCCTGACGGCTCGGCGCGCTTAAAGTGCCAGTTCTGCGGCACCGAGTGGGGCTTCCCAACAGACAAGTGTCCGTACTGTGGGAACGAGAGAGGCGAGGCAGTAACTTCGATACCCGTGGAGAGAGATGGGAGATTCGTCCTCAACGTGTGCCATGTGTGTGGAAGGTACTGGAAGGTCGTGGATGAACGTGTAGCTGGCCAGGAGATTCCGAGAAGACTCTATGACCTCTGGACATTCAAGCTCGATTTGATCGCGAGTGGAGAAAAACTGCCCCCTGCAGGACAAAGCGAATAA
- the upp gene encoding uracil phosphoribosyltransferase encodes MKVIEKPAAKVVLTRLRDKTTPRSEFRRLMYKAGIIAAYEISSEVQLHKYRVRTPLDVEAEGYTYCCGVSIIAVLRAALPMAWGMLEIFEDASVGFVAARREEVGNAEERGFNLNVHVNYMSIPINSGVVILVDPMLATGSTLSSILRRIGGSLEAERLIVSTLIATKEGVRRVFAERTDATIYAFSVDPGLNSRAFIVPGLGDAGDRAFG; translated from the coding sequence TTGAAGGTAATTGAAAAACCGGCAGCTAAAGTCGTTCTAACGAGGCTCCGGGATAAAACAACGCCTAGGTCGGAGTTTAGGCGTCTAATGTACAAGGCGGGTATTATAGCGGCTTACGAGATCTCGAGTGAGGTGCAATTACACAAGTACAGGGTAAGGACGCCTCTTGACGTTGAAGCAGAAGGCTACACTTACTGTTGCGGGGTGAGCATAATAGCAGTTCTCAGGGCAGCCCTACCGATGGCTTGGGGTATGCTGGAGATCTTTGAAGACGCTAGTGTGGGATTCGTGGCCGCGAGGAGAGAGGAAGTTGGCAATGCAGAGGAGAGGGGGTTTAACCTCAATGTCCACGTAAACTACATGTCCATTCCCATAAACTCCGGGGTAGTGATACTCGTGGATCCCATGCTAGCGACGGGATCCACGCTATCAAGTATTCTTCGCAGAATAGGAGGGAGCCTAGAAGCAGAGAGACTTATCGTCTCGACCCTGATAGCGACAAAGGAAGGCGTACGGAGAGTCTTTGCAGAACGTACTGACGCGACAATATACGCGTTTTCAGTAGACCCGGGGCTAAACTCGAGGGCCTTCATAGTCCCTGGGCTTGGGGACGCCGGTGACAGGGCTTTTGGCTAG
- a CDS encoding phospholipase domain-containing protein produces MDKNDVTSCIAVELAEAAVLVGVVLVLAIAFAFFVSDFVFSATNIELLDIQYSISGNGTVTLYFRNLGTRPTTVTLVKVNGRPYPQNLYIQPGGTATVTLNVEANSALYDIRVVTSAGTEYPILARP; encoded by the coding sequence ATGGATAAAAACGACGTTACGTCTTGTATTGCTGTGGAGCTGGCAGAGGCGGCAGTACTCGTAGGGGTAGTCCTAGTGCTAGCCATAGCATTCGCGTTCTTTGTATCAGACTTTGTCTTCTCGGCCACGAATATAGAGTTGCTAGACATCCAATACTCTATTAGTGGAAACGGCACTGTCACCCTATACTTCAGGAATCTTGGGACACGGCCCACCACAGTAACTTTAGTCAAGGTAAATGGCCGGCCATACCCCCAGAACCTGTATATCCAGCCAGGTGGAACAGCTACAGTGACGCTAAACGTAGAGGCGAACAGTGCGCTCTACGACATTAGAGTTGTAACCTCAGCCGGAACCGAGTACCCAATACTCGCTAGGCCCTGA
- a CDS encoding aldo/keto reductase translates to MEYTFLGNTGEKISRIGLGAWQFSESWGVTDYEAAKKVIQEASSQGINLIDTAEVYGRGMSEEFVGKALKELGLRESFLIASKIPGDFLAEHDVYRAVERSLKRLQVDSVDLMQVHWPPCWHNIPTCEYMRALEKLVHMGKIRYIGLSNFPPVLIDEARYCLSTEDVVSIQVRYNVIERDAEKEIIPYAEREGLTLLAWSPLAKGAVSGKYTPENLPKFQDVRSGEAIFHPENFVQVYKVVEVLADVGNKYGKTPAQVALNWLITASPVVVPIPGAKNEEQVRSNAGGAGWRMSYEDWLKIEEASSKVRITRVLW, encoded by the coding sequence ATGGAGTACACCTTCCTGGGAAATACTGGTGAGAAAATTTCTCGAATTGGCCTAGGCGCGTGGCAGTTCAGTGAGAGCTGGGGCGTCACCGACTATGAAGCTGCAAAGAAGGTCATACAAGAGGCCTCAAGCCAGGGAATAAACCTCATCGACACAGCAGAAGTCTACGGGAGAGGCATGAGCGAGGAGTTCGTCGGTAAGGCTCTTAAAGAACTAGGGCTCAGGGAGAGCTTCCTAATAGCCTCTAAGATACCTGGAGACTTCCTCGCTGAACACGACGTCTATAGGGCTGTTGAGAGAAGCCTGAAAAGGCTACAGGTTGACTCGGTCGACTTAATGCAGGTTCACTGGCCCCCCTGCTGGCACAACATACCAACCTGCGAGTACATGCGGGCCTTGGAGAAACTAGTCCACATGGGTAAGATTAGGTACATAGGGCTGAGCAACTTCCCGCCTGTTTTGATCGATGAGGCTAGGTACTGCCTATCCACGGAGGACGTTGTCTCGATACAGGTTCGCTATAACGTCATCGAGAGGGATGCCGAGAAGGAGATTATACCCTACGCAGAGCGGGAAGGGCTTACACTCCTTGCCTGGAGCCCCTTGGCTAAGGGCGCTGTCAGCGGAAAATATACGCCTGAAAACCTCCCAAAGTTCCAGGACGTTAGGAGCGGGGAAGCCATATTCCATCCAGAGAACTTCGTCCAGGTCTACAAGGTTGTAGAAGTGTTGGCTGATGTTGGGAATAAGTACGGGAAAACACCGGCACAGGTAGCTCTCAACTGGCTCATAACAGCTAGCCCCGTCGTTGTGCCTATCCCAGGAGCCAAGAACGAAGAGCAGGTCAGAAGCAACGCGGGAGGCGCCGGGTGGCGTATGAGCTACGAGGATTGGCTGAAGATAGAGGAGGCTAGCAGCAAGGTTAGAATTACAAGGGTTCTCTGGTGA
- a CDS encoding APC family permease, protein MGELKRELGLGYATLFGVGLILGAGVYVLVGRAAGLVGDAVWLSVAFAGIIALSTAFSYAELASMFPKAASTHTYIEKAFPNLRILAFISAWLIFFGGVAGAATAALGFAGYFVSISGLGSGFIVPVTLTLLVLLSFLNWWGIKESASLSAVFTVIEASGLLFVIALGFLFSMRQPNYFSFNPNVDPLLATMVGAAIFYFAYTGFEFQPTLSEETKNPEKTVPKAIVLAILVTTVVYLLVALAVVRLMSWEELAHSKAPLADAASRVWRPSYALLSFIALFATTNTVLGFLVSASRLAYGLAEEGVVSPVLGRVDKWRRTPYVSVIFSGGLSILLVLLTDYLPRATGWRLAFGEYRYELIDLVGKTASLSVLLAFILVNLSVVVLRLSENSRERFFRVPLSVGNVPVLPLIADALIVVFIALSFNDWIVWLSTALVSALGLILYKR, encoded by the coding sequence ATGGGAGAGCTTAAAAGAGAGCTCGGACTGGGCTATGCCACGCTATTCGGGGTAGGGCTTATCCTCGGGGCCGGCGTGTACGTTTTAGTCGGCAGAGCTGCTGGGCTAGTGGGAGATGCCGTGTGGCTTAGCGTCGCATTCGCAGGCATAATAGCGCTTTCTACGGCCTTCTCCTATGCGGAGCTAGCTTCAATGTTCCCAAAAGCGGCCAGCACGCATACTTATATCGAGAAGGCTTTTCCGAATCTCAGAATCCTGGCCTTCATTTCGGCGTGGCTGATATTTTTTGGAGGAGTCGCCGGAGCGGCAACAGCCGCCCTGGGTTTTGCGGGCTATTTTGTGAGCATATCGGGTTTGGGCTCCGGCTTCATTGTACCTGTTACATTAACGCTCTTAGTGTTGCTTTCATTCCTGAACTGGTGGGGCATAAAGGAATCAGCTTCTCTGTCAGCAGTATTTACAGTTATAGAAGCATCAGGGCTCCTCTTCGTAATAGCTCTGGGCTTCCTATTCTCCATGCGACAGCCCAATTACTTCTCATTCAACCCAAACGTCGACCCGCTACTTGCCACAATGGTTGGTGCCGCAATATTCTACTTCGCATATACCGGCTTCGAGTTTCAGCCAACACTTAGCGAGGAGACAAAAAATCCAGAGAAAACTGTCCCCAAGGCAATAGTTCTGGCAATACTCGTGACTACAGTGGTATACCTGCTTGTAGCGCTAGCCGTAGTAAGGCTGATGAGCTGGGAAGAGCTGGCCCATAGCAAAGCCCCACTGGCCGATGCCGCTTCAAGGGTATGGAGGCCGTCTTACGCCCTCCTATCCTTCATAGCACTCTTTGCAACAACAAACACGGTTCTGGGGTTCCTTGTATCGGCGTCTAGATTAGCCTATGGCCTTGCTGAAGAAGGTGTCGTGTCTCCCGTTCTCGGCAGGGTCGACAAGTGGCGCAGAACACCCTATGTATCTGTCATATTCTCCGGAGGCCTATCCATTCTGCTGGTTCTGCTCACCGACTACCTGCCACGGGCTACGGGCTGGAGGCTGGCCTTCGGAGAGTATCGCTACGAGTTAATAGACCTTGTCGGCAAGACGGCAAGTCTATCTGTCTTACTGGCCTTCATACTCGTTAACCTCTCAGTTGTAGTGCTGAGGCTCTCGGAGAACAGCCGGGAAAGGTTTTTCAGAGTACCTCTTAGTGTGGGTAATGTCCCAGTACTGCCTCTAATCGCAGACGCACTTATAGTGGTCTTTATTGCCTTAAGCTTCAACGACTGGATAGTATGGCTAAGCACGGCCCTAGTCTCGGCCCTCGGGCTAATCCTCTATAAGAGGTAG
- a CDS encoding TldD/PmbA family protein: MSEPTYLLDRGLKRALELGASEAEIGITYTESRTVKSEGPYPKILSRFASDVWVRVAVGKRVAIATATSFDWDTLERTIYSAVEIARRAEEDPHWEGLPDPRPATHGWMGYDEGVASLELEQLAGLVKDLIEEAKSIDPRVKVGAAGGFSSIYRVYTYNTRGVKAEDKGTSMGLFLWLKSSDGGREGTGGASIEARSMIYDTTPLIERAKRLALDSLKAEKLGQVITGNSLFRAEPLASLIEYLVVPALNAMNVLEGFSPLRGRIGEKVLGELTVIDDGSMPGGLATSLYDAEGVPRQRTLLVEKGVLKSYLHNSYTARRMGVPSTGNASRGRGIVGVSSSNLVIKGGVRKEEDLIEDASIVVDGSLLSVHTVNYITGNFSVVASNPYLVKSGELIPVRPVTVSGNLYSIASTLEPAVHVKNTFSGIYTPDILFRGVTVSG; encoded by the coding sequence ATGAGTGAACCAACTTACCTTTTAGATAGGGGTCTAAAACGCGCTTTGGAGCTAGGGGCCAGCGAGGCTGAGATAGGCATCACGTACACGGAATCGAGGACAGTAAAGTCTGAAGGCCCGTACCCCAAGATCCTCTCGCGCTTTGCATCAGACGTATGGGTTAGAGTGGCGGTTGGGAAGAGGGTCGCAATTGCTACAGCGACGTCTTTCGACTGGGACACTCTCGAGAGAACAATCTACAGCGCCGTCGAGATAGCCAGGAGAGCAGAAGAAGATCCCCACTGGGAGGGTCTTCCAGACCCCAGACCCGCTACGCATGGCTGGATGGGGTATGATGAAGGGGTAGCGTCGCTAGAGTTAGAGCAGCTGGCGGGTCTCGTGAAGGACTTGATTGAAGAGGCGAAGAGCATCGACCCCAGGGTGAAAGTAGGGGCGGCTGGTGGGTTCTCCTCAATATATAGAGTCTACACGTATAATACTAGGGGTGTAAAGGCAGAGGATAAAGGTACTTCTATGGGGCTATTCCTGTGGCTCAAGTCTTCTGATGGCGGTAGAGAGGGTACGGGTGGAGCGTCGATAGAGGCCAGGAGCATGATCTACGATACTACGCCCCTTATCGAAAGAGCTAAGAGGTTAGCGCTGGACAGTTTAAAGGCGGAGAAACTGGGACAAGTGATAACGGGGAACTCGCTATTCAGGGCAGAACCCCTGGCGAGCCTCATCGAGTACCTTGTTGTACCAGCACTTAACGCCATGAACGTGCTTGAAGGCTTCAGCCCCCTGCGTGGCAGGATTGGAGAGAAGGTTCTAGGCGAGCTTACAGTAATAGATGACGGGAGTATGCCCGGAGGCCTTGCCACTTCTCTCTACGATGCTGAGGGGGTTCCGAGGCAGAGAACGCTTCTCGTTGAGAAGGGAGTGTTGAAATCCTACCTCCATAATAGCTACACGGCCAGAAGAATGGGGGTTCCATCGACTGGGAATGCTTCCCGTGGTAGGGGAATAGTGGGAGTCTCGTCATCAAACCTGGTCATAAAGGGAGGAGTTAGGAAGGAGGAGGATCTTATAGAAGATGCAAGCATCGTGGTCGACGGGTCGCTCCTAAGCGTACACACTGTCAACTACATTACTGGTAATTTCAGCGTCGTGGCTTCAAACCCGTACCTCGTGAAGAGCGGAGAACTAATACCTGTCCGGCCCGTAACAGTCTCGGGTAACCTCTACTCGATTGCAAGCACGCTGGAGCCAGCTGTACATGTAAAGAACACGTTCAGCGGCATATACACTCCTGATATTCTGTTTAGAGGAGTTACAGTCTCCGGTTAG
- a CDS encoding type II toxin-antitoxin system VapC family toxin has translation MSELYLFDASAIINLLKRGSVRTLARGATINLVVYEALNAVWKEHALLGNIDGETARRLVEVLAEVFEAMDVRSIHGLEEKVFENAVKLRLTVYDSSYVTYAAENGLTLVSDDEKLLERVRDVVNVKRSVEVLRETVAR, from the coding sequence GTGAGTGAGTTGTACCTTTTCGACGCCTCTGCCATCATTAACCTGCTGAAGAGGGGGAGTGTTAGGACGTTAGCACGCGGGGCGACAATTAACCTGGTGGTCTACGAGGCGCTCAACGCAGTCTGGAAGGAGCACGCCCTCCTCGGCAACATAGACGGTGAGACCGCCAGGAGGCTCGTAGAGGTTCTAGCCGAGGTATTTGAAGCCATGGATGTCCGCAGTATACACGGGCTCGAAGAGAAGGTCTTCGAGAATGCCGTGAAGCTCAGGCTCACGGTGTACGACTCCTCGTACGTTACTTACGCCGCGGAGAACGGGCTGACCCTAGTCTCAGACGACGAAAAGCTTCTCGAGAGGGTCAGAGACGTCGTTAACGTGAAGAGGTCGGTGGAAGTCCTGCGAGAAACCGTGGCCCGTTGA
- a CDS encoding SLOG cluster 4 domain-containing protein has protein sequence MKLIGVACLGTEPPEDLAEKARVFVRGLRESCAERFSLALGGYWGLMRVVVDEALSSGLPVVLFPPLERENEHFPEGAIVIRTGTGFRLRSVVFVRSVDVLVALGGEAGTVQEVVTAYLEGKPVLVLGGTGFATDKLEVFSPYVDSRAYSEVRIIGDPKKLALEACRLLAKSPVTGVPKPRDYEGPRV, from the coding sequence ATGAAGCTTATCGGCGTAGCTTGCCTGGGCACGGAACCTCCGGAAGATCTCGCTGAAAAAGCAAGGGTCTTTGTACGCGGTTTAAGAGAAAGCTGCGCGGAGAGGTTTTCCTTAGCTCTAGGCGGATACTGGGGGCTCATGAGAGTTGTCGTGGACGAGGCCTTGTCTAGCGGGTTACCTGTTGTCCTTTTTCCTCCCCTAGAGCGCGAAAACGAGCACTTTCCCGAAGGGGCCATAGTGATACGGACGGGCACGGGTTTCAGGCTGAGGAGCGTAGTGTTTGTGCGCAGTGTGGACGTGCTCGTAGCTCTGGGTGGCGAAGCGGGGACTGTACAGGAGGTCGTCACAGCCTACCTCGAAGGCAAGCCCGTACTAGTCCTAGGCGGCACGGGCTTTGCAACAGACAAGCTTGAAGTCTTCTCTCCATATGTTGACTCCAGGGCATACTCCGAGGTAAGGATTATCGGTGATCCGAAGAAACTAGCTTTAGAGGCATGCAGGCTACTAGCCAAAAGCCCTGTCACCGGCGTCCCCAAGCCCAGGGACTATGAAGGCCCTCGAGTTTAG